In Methanolobus chelungpuianus, the following proteins share a genomic window:
- a CDS encoding V4R domain-containing protein, with the protein MSDMPPGLPPFMTASPGGVPSMNDGSFAQSMGAFGALLKIQQNISERFPRAKVPWSETRKFLKAFTIDAIKATALYNFHVRLFSEAGLGAMQLISYAPMNYVFAVPNNPVCNCYPALNNQKVCVATTDALHRFFTEELELECSVEEIECIKNGNHVCRFKVSLQPISAYQVLLDEHDRMILSGIRPPVNENELVERVRALTIYKLLDSGRLSEIGNAYMQFAANMKKQEKIFDPPWKTREELASIASSHNTFGSAFGAMAQKVQATTPVPPQPASQAASQQNVKIQEEARKADSFAELMAKMKKG; encoded by the coding sequence ATGAGTGACATGCCTCCCGGTCTGCCACCATTTATGACCGCTTCACCCGGCGGAGTGCCTTCGATGAACGATGGCAGCTTTGCACAATCCATGGGTGCCTTTGGCGCACTGCTCAAGATACAGCAGAATATCAGCGAGAGATTCCCGAGGGCAAAGGTCCCCTGGAGTGAGACCCGCAAATTCCTCAAAGCCTTCACAATAGATGCCATAAAGGCTACAGCTCTCTATAACTTCCATGTGAGGCTGTTCTCCGAAGCAGGCCTGGGGGCCATGCAGCTTATCTCCTACGCTCCGATGAATTACGTTTTTGCAGTTCCCAATAATCCGGTATGCAACTGTTATCCTGCCCTGAACAATCAGAAAGTATGTGTTGCCACCACAGATGCCCTGCACAGGTTCTTTACTGAGGAGCTTGAACTTGAATGCTCGGTGGAGGAGATCGAGTGTATCAAGAACGGTAACCATGTCTGCAGGTTCAAGGTGTCCCTGCAGCCCATATCCGCTTACCAGGTCTTGCTGGACGAGCATGACAGGATGATACTTTCGGGTATAAGGCCCCCGGTAAATGAGAACGAACTTGTGGAAAGGGTCAGGGCCCTGACGATATACAAGCTGCTGGACAGCGGAAGGCTTTCCGAGATCGGTAATGCCTACATGCAGTTCGCAGCGAATATGAAAAAACAGGAGAAGATCTTCGACCCGCCATGGAAAACCCGGGAAGAACTGGCATCCATAGCATCCTCCCATAATACCTTTGGGTCAGCTTTCGGTGCAATGGCCCAAAAGGTCCAGGCCACAACTCCTGTGCCCCCGCAGCCTGCCAGCCAGGCTGCATCGCAGCAGAACGTGAAGATACAGGAAGAAGCCAGGAAAGCAGACAGTTTTGCCGAACTGATGGCTAAGATGAAAAAAGGTTAG
- a CDS encoding GNAT family N-acetyltransferase, protein MIEIARNSDGVHFYLLEHAFELDKLGIGEFTYFKKHLGMSDYMANFRSWLKRPNVYLVVAVLEKSIVGWSMNESWSKPSTDGRPVFVLRAIEVSPQLASKGLGRTLFTLISRILPGHIITKPVNANAKNFFVSLSFILPAKNCPVGLADHPGYLLLDEGSKSGLSLERMHVTQDRTEQCRMKLFPGEYPASKGRTRSAIASDVKAGGLKKASVAPENTTDGTAGTDHTICEDRSSNEVSLVPDASTPVRLDLRGEFIGNQKMLSSCECGENMAGKFLQGGPKPGTAFICSSCGRERYFLPVRKAA, encoded by the coding sequence ATGATCGAGATCGCAAGAAACTCGGACGGAGTGCATTTCTATCTACTTGAGCATGCCTTCGAGCTGGACAAGCTGGGGATCGGGGAATTCACCTATTTTAAAAAGCACCTGGGCATGTCCGACTATATGGCTAATTTCAGGAGCTGGCTCAAGAGGCCTAATGTATATCTTGTGGTCGCGGTGCTGGAAAAGTCGATCGTTGGCTGGTCCATGAATGAGAGCTGGAGTAAGCCTTCGACTGACGGAAGGCCCGTCTTTGTACTTCGTGCGATAGAGGTCTCTCCCCAACTGGCCAGCAAAGGACTTGGAAGAACTCTGTTCACTCTTATTTCCAGGATACTCCCGGGTCACATTATCACAAAACCCGTTAATGCAAATGCTAAAAACTTCTTCGTTTCCCTGAGTTTCATTCTTCCTGCAAAGAACTGTCCCGTCGGACTTGCAGACCACCCCGGTTATCTTTTGCTGGATGAGGGCTCAAAGTCTGGCCTGTCCCTGGAAAGGATGCATGTGACCCAGGACCGGACAGAGCAGTGCAGAATGAAACTGTTCCCGGGCGAATATCCTGCATCAAAGGGTAGGACCCGGTCTGCCATTGCATCCGATGTCAAGGCAGGGGGCTTGAAAAAGGCATCTGTTGCCCCTGAGAACACAACCGATGGTACTGCAGGTACTGATCACACTATATGTGAAGATCGCAGCAGTAATGAAGTGTCTTTGGTGCCTGATGCCTCTACGCCTGTACGGCTGGACCTCCGGGGAGAGTTCATCGGTAACCAGAAAATGCTGTCTTCCTGCGAGTGCGGCGAGAACATGGCAGGCAAGTTCTTGCAGGGCGGGCCTAAACCCGGAACTGCTTTCATCTGCTCATCCTGTGGCAGGGAGCGCTATTTCCTTCCAGTGAGAAAAGCTGCCTGA
- a CDS encoding histone deacetylase — MLNGYPGPENPSRLDRILDYLSLNRYLDDGRCFMFMSEPAAMEDILRVHTQEYVDSVVQCISQSRKSPGKDTYLCEGSFEVLLEAAGAVIRAGDVVACGACDHSFALVRPPGHHAGATTSGGFCIFNNSAILARFLKHSYGTQKIAILNIDAHASDGTHAIFSGDPQVLCISVHQDPSNFYPYNGFIRDIGIRPALGLSINMEMPPRSGNTEYAILFEEIIEEVLKDFKPDIVILECGFDAYYKEPLSQLDLTVDGYYHIIGLLASRWKVVCLLEGGYHEDIGMLSAVVLDGLMGRRTIPDEVDQIDLLASRHVNTRREFHEKLSRLKFVLSPYWNIGKPRLCKVGDAI; from the coding sequence ATGCTCAACGGGTATCCGGGTCCCGAGAATCCATCGAGGCTGGACAGGATACTTGACTACCTCTCCCTGAACAGGTATCTGGATGATGGAAGATGCTTTATGTTCATGTCCGAACCTGCTGCCATGGAGGACATACTGAGGGTCCATACGCAGGAGTATGTTGACAGCGTAGTGCAATGCATCAGTCAGTCCCGCAAAAGCCCCGGTAAGGATACTTATCTCTGCGAAGGCTCTTTCGAAGTACTTCTCGAGGCAGCAGGTGCTGTGATCCGTGCAGGGGATGTTGTAGCATGCGGAGCATGTGACCATTCATTTGCTCTGGTGCGTCCACCGGGACATCATGCAGGAGCAACTACTTCCGGAGGATTCTGCATATTCAACAATTCTGCCATCCTTGCCAGATTTCTTAAACACTCTTACGGGACACAGAAGATAGCAATACTGAACATCGACGCACACGCATCCGATGGCACTCACGCCATATTCTCCGGCGACCCGCAGGTGCTGTGCATATCCGTTCATCAGGACCCTTCGAATTTCTATCCTTATAATGGTTTCATCAGGGATATCGGCATCCGTCCGGCGCTCGGTCTTTCCATCAACATGGAGATGCCTCCCAGATCCGGAAATACGGAGTATGCAATACTTTTTGAAGAGATTATTGAGGAGGTGCTTAAGGATTTCAAGCCGGATATCGTCATTCTGGAGTGTGGCTTCGACGCCTACTACAAGGAGCCTCTGTCCCAGCTGGACCTTACAGTGGACGGCTATTATCATATAATCGGTCTTCTTGCCAGCCGGTGGAAAGTCGTCTGCCTGCTGGAGGGAGGCTATCACGAGGATATTGGCATGCTCTCTGCGGTCGTCCTTGACGGGCTTATGGGCAGAAGGACTATCCCGGATGAAGTCGACCAGATAGACCTGCTTGCATCCCGGCATGTCAATACAAGAAGGGAGTTCCATGAAAAACTATCAAGACTGAAGTTTGTACTAAGCCCTTACTGGAATATCGGTAAACCTCGGCTATGCAAGGTGGGCGATGCTATATGA
- a CDS encoding histone deacetylase family protein produces MSAAQKDETWRQDNGQKDARKLLNDVMSSYFNGHPGSELAETSREVAKILEEIEADIGSGHISDVGDVIGDSSAEAQPGTEARSKLAVVSIEEAPVQVEPSIFSDAFREVEFQSVDIDLSGKEAGSLVNEDDHVYAAIVAEALKTVPHRPVATVLGPISERPAERRLCKTDDSIAPGKVHVSDEDTCRNTAFNKYDPLPSTGSTAVSFYAHGPALSEPKSSLPADQIMLAKKHKAAIHQKKTAGAGTPDNDCLREAQVSSAEELAAGNVAFIYNRKHIDHDPSVLSVRTFEVPDRIIKAMWYLEKSHVFEDSHCTFLDDVPMASEEDILRAHEESYIRFVSNYASNGGGFLGDSTYITPRSYDIAKLSAGAAIKAGDLVSGNRYSFSFVMTRPPGHHASRSRYGGFCLFNNAAILARYLQAVKKIEKILILDWDAHAGDGTMEIFYEDPTVLTVSLHRDPHGFYPRRGYTKETGTGAGKGYSVNVEMPQGAGDEEYMFAFDEVVVPLIERFAPGFVICSCGFDAHHREKNVGLNLTSEGFHGMASRLRSAYRGGIVLLMEGGYHDFNGQLCHSVLSALQGKPNPVTDQLGLSSYKQDQQKRIFAETMTKVAEVKKVIPLLA; encoded by the coding sequence ATGTCTGCGGCTCAAAAAGATGAAACATGGAGGCAGGATAATGGGCAGAAAGATGCCCGGAAGCTGCTCAATGATGTCATGTCCTCCTACTTTAATGGGCATCCCGGTTCTGAACTGGCTGAGACTTCCCGTGAGGTCGCAAAGATATTGGAAGAGATCGAAGCAGATATTGGCTCTGGCCATATCTCTGATGTGGGAGATGTTATAGGGGATAGTTCCGCTGAAGCCCAGCCAGGGACCGAAGCCCGTTCAAAGCTTGCAGTGGTATCCATAGAAGAGGCCCCTGTTCAAGTGGAGCCATCAATTTTCTCGGATGCTTTCAGGGAAGTAGAGTTCCAGTCAGTCGACATTGATCTCTCCGGAAAGGAAGCCGGGTCACTCGTGAACGAGGACGATCATGTATATGCAGCAATAGTGGCTGAGGCTCTGAAGACCGTCCCACATCGACCGGTGGCGACAGTGCTTGGTCCCATCTCTGAAAGACCTGCTGAAAGGCGACTATGCAAGACCGATGACAGCATTGCTCCCGGCAAAGTGCATGTTTCAGATGAGGACACTTGCAGGAATACGGCTTTCAATAAATACGATCCACTGCCCTCTACGGGTTCAACTGCTGTTTCCTTTTATGCACATGGGCCTGCTCTGTCTGAGCCCAAGTCCTCTCTCCCTGCTGATCAGATCATGCTTGCAAAGAAGCATAAAGCAGCCATTCATCAAAAGAAGACAGCAGGAGCTGGAACTCCTGACAATGATTGTCTCAGGGAAGCGCAGGTATCTTCTGCCGAAGAGCTTGCTGCGGGAAATGTGGCTTTTATCTACAACCGCAAGCATATTGACCATGATCCTTCCGTTCTGTCGGTCAGGACGTTTGAAGTTCCTGACAGGATAATAAAGGCGATGTGGTACCTCGAGAAGAGCCACGTGTTTGAAGACAGTCACTGCACATTCCTGGATGATGTGCCCATGGCATCAGAAGAGGATATCCTGAGAGCCCATGAAGAATCCTACATCCGTTTTGTGAGCAACTATGCCTCAAACGGCGGCGGCTTCCTGGGGGATAGCACCTACATCACACCCCGCTCATACGACATTGCAAAACTCTCCGCGGGGGCTGCAATCAAAGCAGGTGACCTGGTGTCGGGCAATAGATATTCCTTCTCCTTTGTGATGACAAGGCCTCCAGGCCATCATGCAAGCAGGAGCAGATATGGCGGGTTCTGCCTTTTCAACAACGCCGCCATCCTTGCGAGATATCTTCAGGCTGTGAAGAAGATCGAGAAGATACTGATACTTGACTGGGATGCGCATGCAGGAGACGGAACCATGGAGATATTCTACGAGGACCCCACTGTGCTTACGGTTTCCCTTCATCGCGACCCGCATGGATTCTATCCCAGGCGGGGTTACACGAAGGAGACGGGGACAGGTGCAGGGAAAGGGTATTCTGTCAATGTTGAGATGCCGCAGGGTGCAGGTGACGAGGAATACATGTTTGCGTTTGATGAGGTTGTAGTGCCACTCATCGAGCGCTTTGCACCGGGGTTCGTGATATGTTCCTGCGGATTTGACGCTCATCACAGGGAAAAGAATGTAGGTTTGAACCTGACATCCGAAGGCTTCCACGGGATGGCTTCCAGGCTCCGGTCCGCTTATCGTGGTGGCATCGTGCTGCTGATGGAGGGAGGATATCACGATTTTAACGGGCAGCTTTGCCACAGTGTCCTGAGTGCCCTTCAGGGCAAGCCAAACCCTGTAACGGACCAGTTGGGTCTCTCAAGCTATAAGCAGGACCAGCAGAAAAGGATATTCGCAGAGACCATGACCAAGGTCGCAGAAGTGAAAAAGGTCATACCGCTGCTCGCGTGA
- a CDS encoding archaellin/type IV pilin N-terminal domain-containing protein — protein MKVRINAGILNDTRAQVGIGTLIIFIAMVLIAAVAASVLIQTSGILQQQAQSTGKQATQEVSSNLIVKNIEGVRAKNNATDIAGNVSLLKIRVGLNVGSSPVDLNQLIVTISDGANTNDLLYADNDRIYGSPMSNFSSSGNALDNLEALIENTQATPGHNARYFFTVQKIRDEDMSFTQANPIMNTGDLAIIYVSTVSDGDLSFTTIGDVSTAGNQKDSNLDIGPRTDVTIVLTPESGATTMATFLTPSSYGTKEAIQLYP, from the coding sequence ATGAAGGTAAGAATAAATGCCGGGATATTAAACGACACTAGAGCCCAGGTGGGCATCGGCACGCTTATTATATTCATTGCTATGGTGCTTATTGCTGCGGTAGCTGCTTCTGTGCTTATCCAGACTTCCGGAATTCTTCAGCAGCAGGCCCAGTCCACGGGCAAGCAGGCAACCCAGGAGGTCTCCTCGAACCTCATAGTCAAGAACATCGAGGGTGTCCGTGCAAAGAACAATGCTACCGATATAGCAGGCAACGTCTCTTTGTTGAAGATACGGGTTGGTCTTAATGTGGGAAGCTCACCGGTGGACCTTAACCAGCTGATAGTTACAATATCTGATGGGGCGAATACCAATGACCTGCTTTACGCTGACAACGACCGAATATATGGCAGTCCGATGAGCAACTTCTCATCAAGTGGCAATGCACTGGATAACCTGGAAGCCTTGATTGAGAACACTCAGGCAACGCCGGGCCATAATGCAAGATACTTCTTCACTGTACAGAAGATAAGGGATGAGGACATGTCTTTCACTCAGGCGAATCCCATCATGAACACGGGAGATCTTGCAATTATCTATGTATCCACTGTCTCTGATGGCGACCTTTCGTTCACTACCATCGGTGATGTCTCTACAGCTGGCAACCAAAAGGACTCCAATCTTGACATTGGTCCGCGTACTGATGTAACAATAGTACTGACACCTGAATCCGGTGCAACGACAATGGCTACATTTTTAACCCCGTCGTCTTATGGTACCAAAGAAGCGATCCAGCTCTATCCGTGA
- a CDS encoding archaellin/type IV pilin N-terminal domain-containing protein, translating to MKANRTLSMSINTRAQVGIGTLIIFIAMVLVAAVAAAVLIQTSGILQQKAQSTGKQSTQEVSSNLMVKNIEGVRAKDNGTLSSTIDLLKLSVGLNVGSAPVDVNQVVISITDGTVAHNLVYAGNDKSYDSVMTDFDGTATAAANLEKLLTVSGNPTKYYTVDKIRDEDGSFSQANPVMNTGDLIMVNIATISPTSASLPDIGSITGDLQSSELDLVPRTTVNIVLTPESGATTVAEFVTPSSYGVKETVQLYP from the coding sequence ATGAAAGCAAACAGAACACTCTCAATGAGTATTAACACCCGGGCCCAGGTGGGTATCGGTACCCTTATCATATTCATCGCCATGGTGCTCGTCGCTGCTGTCGCGGCAGCCGTACTGATTCAGACATCCGGGATACTGCAGCAGAAAGCCCAGTCCACCGGTAAGCAGTCAACCCAGGAAGTCTCATCCAACCTGATGGTCAAGAATATAGAGGGAGTACGTGCAAAAGACAATGGTACTTTGTCATCAACCATTGATCTTCTCAAGCTCTCAGTTGGTCTTAACGTAGGCAGTGCTCCTGTAGATGTGAATCAGGTAGTTATATCTATTACCGATGGTACTGTCGCACACAACCTTGTGTACGCAGGTAATGACAAATCATATGATTCCGTTATGACCGATTTCGATGGTACTGCTACTGCAGCTGCAAACCTGGAGAAGTTACTTACCGTTTCAGGAAACCCTACTAAGTACTATACAGTGGACAAGATACGCGATGAAGATGGCTCATTCTCTCAGGCCAACCCCGTTATGAATACCGGTGATCTGATCATGGTGAACATTGCAACGATATCGCCTACTTCGGCTAGCCTTCCTGATATCGGATCCATTACAGGGGATCTTCAATCATCTGAACTGGATCTTGTTCCAAGGACTACTGTGAACATAGTTCTTACACCAGAGTCCGGTGCTACAACAGTCGCTGAGTTCGTAACTCCTTCATCCTACGGTGTTAAGGAAACTGTTCAGTTATATCCGTAA
- a CDS encoding archaellin/type IV pilin N-terminal domain-containing protein yields the protein MKANTKMLMNKDTRAQVGIGTLIIFIAMVLVAAVAAAVLIQTSGILQQKAQATGKQSTQEVSSNLMIKNIEGIRAKDASSMSGNVSLLKLNVGLNVGSSPVDVNQVVVSITDGTTTNNLVYANNDKTYGYPMSGFTTSNTGIQNMVQMLTGNQTSPGDNAKYFFTAEKIRDEDGSFSQEKPIMNTGDLVTIYISTVASGDKSFTKVGSETTTGLKDSGLVVAPRTTVNIVLTPEAGATTVAEFVTPSSYGIRETVQLYP from the coding sequence ATGAAAGCAAATACAAAAATGCTCATGAATAAGGACACGCGAGCCCAGGTGGGTATCGGTACCCTTATTATATTCATTGCTATGGTCTTGGTTGCGGCTGTTGCGGCAGCCGTACTGATCCAGACCTCAGGCATACTGCAGCAGAAAGCACAGGCTACAGGCAAGCAGTCAACCCAGGAAGTATCGTCCAACCTGATGATAAAGAATATAGAGGGTATCCGTGCAAAGGATGCTTCTTCCATGTCAGGCAACGTCTCTTTGCTGAAGCTCAATGTGGGGCTGAATGTTGGAAGTTCTCCGGTGGATGTGAACCAGGTAGTTGTTTCCATTACAGATGGCACTACGACAAATAATCTTGTGTATGCCAACAATGACAAGACATATGGATATCCGATGAGCGGTTTTACAACCTCGAACACTGGTATCCAGAATATGGTGCAGATGCTGACAGGCAATCAGACATCGCCAGGTGATAATGCAAAGTACTTCTTCACCGCGGAAAAGATACGTGATGAGGATGGTTCTTTCTCTCAGGAGAAACCTATCATGAACACCGGTGACCTGGTGACGATCTATATATCCACTGTTGCATCCGGTGACAAGTCATTTACTAAGGTCGGAAGTGAGACTACTACAGGGCTGAAGGACAGCGGTCTGGTGGTTGCACCCAGGACCACAGTGAACATTGTGCTCACTCCGGAAGCCGGTGCCACCACGGTTGCAGAGTTCGTCACTCCTTCCTCATATGGTATCAGGGAAACAGTGCAACTTTATCCATAA
- a CDS encoding archaellin/type IV pilin N-terminal domain-containing protein has protein sequence MKANRTLSMSKNTRAQVGIGTLIIFIAMVLVAAVAAAVLIQTSGILQQKAQQTGKQSTQEVSSNLMIKNIEGIRAKADGNATALSETIDLLKLSVGLNVGSAPVDVKQVVISITDGTVAHNLVYAGNTKTYGVWSEFDDTAADGTDNLISLLTTTDAPKKYFTVDKIRDEDSSFSQANPVMNTGDLILVYLATSSPDVSTYTYMGTMDTTTTLKSSGLRLVPRTTVNIVLTPEAGATTVAEFVTPSSYGVKETVQLYP, from the coding sequence ATGAAAGCAAACAGAACACTCTCAATGAGTAAGAACACCCGGGCCCAGGTGGGTATCGGTACCCTTATCATATTCATCGCCATGGTGCTCGTCGCTGCTGTCGCGGCAGCCGTGCTGATCCAGACTTCCGGTATCTTGCAGCAGAAAGCCCAGCAGACCGGTAAGCAGTCAACCCAGGAAGTATCATCCAACCTGATGATCAAGAACATCGAAGGCATACGCGCAAAAGCAGACGGTAATGCTACTGCTCTCTCCGAAACAATAGACCTGCTCAAGCTGTCTGTTGGTCTCAACGTAGGCAGTGCGCCTGTAGATGTCAAGCAGGTGGTCATTTCAATAACCGATGGTACTGTTGCACATAATCTTGTATATGCAGGAAATACTAAGACATATGGTGTCTGGAGTGAGTTTGATGACACTGCAGCAGATGGTACAGACAACCTTATATCTTTACTGACAACAACTGATGCACCTAAAAAATACTTCACCGTAGATAAGATTCGTGATGAAGATAGTTCATTCTCACAGGCAAATCCTGTTATGAACACTGGTGACCTGATACTGGTGTACCTTGCAACATCTTCTCCGGATGTTAGCACTTATACTTATATGGGAACCATGGATACTACTACTACTTTAAAATCTTCAGGACTGCGTCTTGTCCCAAGGACAACTGTTAACATTGTCCTCACTCCTGAAGCCGGTGCCACAACAGTCGCTGAATTCGTAACACCCTCTTCATACGGTGTCAAGGAGACCGTACAGCTTTACCCGTAA
- a CDS encoding indole-3-glycerol-phosphate synthase, whose amino-acid sequence MHSVIQEIVRSTEERVRQIEHPQEHRQLPFKKRDIAEIIGRKKAEGKVAVIAEVKPSSPRRKLRDILPADAAIIARQMEDAGAVAISVLTEPHFFKGSLENLSAVRKEVALPILRKDFIISGKQIDEVEADMILLIVSVLGESAGELVRLVQSRGIEPLVEVHNEEELDIALSTNARLIGINNRDLKTLETDLEVTLRLAPVVRKYDKENGTRHIVISESGIGDASDVRRVIAAGADGILVGTSIIESGDIYARTKELVEALDLYSFRDGDTTEVLK is encoded by the coding sequence ATGCATTCCGTTATCCAGGAAATAGTAAGGTCAACTGAAGAAAGAGTCAGGCAGATAGAACATCCGCAAGAACATAGACAACTGCCCTTTAAGAAAAGAGATATTGCTGAAATAATCGGCAGGAAGAAAGCAGAAGGGAAGGTGGCTGTGATAGCCGAGGTCAAACCATCCTCACCACGAAGGAAACTGCGGGACATACTTCCTGCGGATGCAGCAATCATAGCCAGGCAAATGGAAGATGCCGGTGCGGTGGCAATATCGGTGCTGACGGAACCCCATTTCTTTAAAGGTTCCCTGGAAAACCTGTCGGCAGTAAGGAAAGAAGTCGCTCTCCCGATCCTGCGTAAGGATTTCATAATCAGTGGAAAACAGATAGATGAGGTCGAGGCTGACATGATACTGCTAATCGTCAGCGTCCTCGGAGAATCTGCCGGAGAACTGGTCCGCTTGGTGCAGAGCAGAGGGATCGAGCCGCTGGTCGAAGTGCACAATGAGGAGGAACTTGATATTGCTCTTTCAACGAATGCACGCCTGATAGGCATCAATAACAGGGATCTGAAGACACTTGAGACTGACCTTGAAGTTACCTTACGCCTGGCACCAGTTGTCCGTAAGTATGATAAAGAGAACGGAACAAGGCACATCGTCATCAGTGAAAGTGGGATCGGTGATGCCAGCGATGTACGCAGAGTGATAGCTGCCGGAGCTGACGGGATACTTGTCGGCACATCCATAATAGAAAGCGGAGACATATATGCAAGAACAAAGGAACTTGTTGAAGCACTTGACTTATATTCGTTCCGAGATGGCGATACTACAGAGGTTTTGAAATGA
- the trpB gene encoding tryptophan synthase subunit beta, which translates to MKRSMYGRYGGQFVPEVLMPALNELEEAYERYRDDPRFLEELAYYMKEFAGRETPLYFARNLSKKYGTKIYLKREDLVHGGAHKLNNTIGQALLAKYMGKKRLIAETGAGQHGTATAMVGANMGFDTEVYMGAKDVQRQHMNVYRMQLMGTVVHSVQSGSKTLKDAINEALRDWVTNVENTHYLIGSVVGPHPYPMIVRDFQSVIGNEVKRQIIEKEGRYPDSIVACAGGGSNAMGIFHPFIENREVKLFPVEAGGCGLKSTKKEALHSASLCAGEDGILQGAHTRVLQDRYGQILESSSVSAGLDYSGVGPELAHLADIGRIKPCNVNDEEALEAFYELSRTEGIIPALESSHAIAYVMKMAQSGELGDLVVVSLSGRGDKDLETVFSLKKKENRRVCL; encoded by the coding sequence ATGAAAAGATCAATGTATGGCAGATATGGAGGACAATTCGTCCCTGAAGTGCTGATGCCGGCACTTAACGAGCTGGAAGAAGCGTATGAGAGATACAGGGATGACCCCCGCTTCCTTGAAGAGCTTGCATATTACATGAAGGAGTTTGCCGGCAGGGAGACTCCCCTGTACTTTGCCCGGAACCTCAGTAAGAAGTACGGTACAAAGATATATCTCAAGAGAGAGGATCTTGTCCATGGGGGAGCACACAAGCTGAACAACACCATAGGCCAGGCACTCCTGGCAAAATACATGGGAAAGAAGAGGCTTATCGCAGAAACCGGGGCGGGGCAGCACGGGACTGCAACTGCCATGGTGGGTGCCAACATGGGATTCGATACAGAGGTCTACATGGGTGCAAAAGATGTGCAGAGACAGCACATGAATGTCTATCGCATGCAGCTCATGGGAACTGTCGTACATTCCGTCCAGTCAGGCTCAAAGACCCTCAAGGACGCCATCAATGAGGCATTGCGGGACTGGGTCACCAATGTGGAGAACACGCACTATCTGATAGGTTCGGTCGTGGGACCACACCCATATCCCATGATCGTGCGGGATTTCCAGAGTGTTATAGGGAATGAGGTCAAGAGGCAGATAATAGAGAAGGAGGGACGCTATCCTGATTCCATTGTCGCATGTGCCGGCGGCGGGAGCAATGCCATGGGCATTTTCCACCCGTTCATTGAGAACAGGGAAGTGAAGCTGTTTCCGGTGGAAGCCGGAGGATGCGGATTGAAGAGTACAAAAAAAGAGGCACTACACTCGGCTTCGCTCTGCGCGGGCGAGGACGGGATACTGCAGGGTGCACACACAAGGGTGTTGCAGGACAGATACGGGCAGATACTCGAGTCAAGCTCGGTTTCCGCAGGGTTGGATTATTCCGGAGTCGGGCCTGAACTTGCACATCTTGCCGATATCGGGAGGATTAAGCCCTGTAACGTTAACGATGAGGAGGCCCTGGAGGCATTCTACGAACTGAGCAGGACAGAAGGAATAATACCGGCACTTGAGTCCTCGCATGCCATCGCATATGTGATGAAGATGGCGCAGAGCGGAGAGCTTGGAGACCTTGTAGTAGTAAGCCTTTCCGGAAGAGGAGATAAGGACCTTGAGACGGTCTTCAGCTTAAAGAAGAAAGAGAACAGGAGGGTTTGCCTATGA